In Janthinobacterium sp. 67, a genomic segment contains:
- the tnpB gene encoding IS66 family insertion sequence element accessory protein TnpB (TnpB, as the term is used for proteins encoded by IS66 family insertion elements, is considered an accessory protein, since TnpC, encoded by a neighboring gene, is a DDE family transposase.) → MIGLPAGTKVWLAAGTTDMRSGFNGLAAKVQTALEEDPFSGHVFVFRGRRGDLIKLLWWSGDGLCLLAKRLERGRFIWPQATNGSVALTQAQLSMLLEGIDWRRPERTWRPTSAL, encoded by the coding sequence ATGATCGGCCTGCCCGCCGGCACCAAGGTATGGCTTGCCGCCGGCACCACCGACATGCGCTCCGGCTTCAACGGCCTGGCTGCCAAAGTGCAGACGGCGCTGGAGGAAGATCCGTTCAGCGGCCACGTATTCGTGTTCCGGGGCCGGCGCGGCGACCTCATCAAACTCCTGTGGTGGAGCGGCGATGGCCTGTGCCTGCTGGCCAAGCGGCTTGAGCGTGGTCGCTTCATCTGGCCGCAGGCTACCAACGGTTCGGTGGCGTTGACGCAGGCGCAACTGTCGATGCTGCTTGAAGGCATCGACTGGCGGCGGCCGGAACGGACCTGGAGACCAACGTCGGCCTTGTAA